The Mesorhizobium loti genome includes a region encoding these proteins:
- a CDS encoding GntR family transcriptional regulator encodes MDPKSIFSELQDEIESGELAPGSVLKQELIAERFGVSRQPVRQALDQLLGSGLVVRRRDRSLAVAVLSEREATELCELRAILEIAALEQSLPELQPSTLHRAERLNDELFAEYDPSRILELDQQFHLTLYSGSTNTRLLKTIGDLRRESRRSTLHQERGAQQRIDFFEEHAAIVLACASRDFDAAAQHLRRHIAQTTARLLSMPTKDPS; translated from the coding sequence ATGGATCCAAAGTCGATTTTCAGCGAGCTGCAGGACGAGATCGAGTCCGGTGAATTGGCACCGGGCTCCGTTCTCAAGCAGGAATTGATAGCCGAGCGTTTCGGGGTCAGCCGCCAGCCGGTGCGGCAGGCCCTGGACCAGTTGCTCGGGAGCGGCTTGGTCGTGCGGCGTCGCGATCGAAGCCTGGCGGTAGCGGTCCTCTCAGAACGGGAGGCTACTGAACTTTGCGAACTTCGGGCTATTCTAGAGATCGCAGCCTTGGAGCAGTCGTTGCCGGAGCTTCAGCCTTCCACCTTGCATAGGGCTGAGAGGCTCAACGACGAGCTGTTCGCGGAGTACGATCCGTCGCGGATTCTTGAGCTCGACCAACAGTTTCACCTCACGCTGTACAGCGGTAGCACGAACACTCGATTGCTTAAGACCATCGGAGACCTCCGACGAGAATCCCGGCGGTCGACCCTTCACCAAGAGCGTGGCGCCCAGCAGCGCATTGATTTTTTCGAGGAACACGCGGCGATCGTTCTCGCTTGTGCGAGCCGTGATTTCGACGCCGCGGCGCAGCATCTTCGCCGCCACATCGCTCAAACGACTGCAAGACTTCTTTCCATGCCGACAAAGGATCCATCATGA